The Manduca sexta isolate Smith_Timp_Sample1 chromosome 15, JHU_Msex_v1.0, whole genome shotgun sequence genome includes the window TTTGACGTTATGTACTTTTCATCTAGCGTCTAGATTCTAGAGCTTGCCATGCGAGGCATTCggattattttttgtgttgtagaATAACAATAGCAATTGTTGATGTGTTGATGTTCATGAGTACAGTTtgtcattttatgtttttaaaataacaatgtttcGTACAATAAACTTAGAGTTATAATTCCCTTTACAGAATATTTTTCCGTCGcaatacaatgtttttaataagaGATGCTGTATCGTGTATGCCTGTACATAGTGTTGGCTATTATTTAAATGACTATAGTCTCATTTATACAGTTATTGCAATATGAATATCACCGtttgatttgaaataaatattctaacaGTATTTATGTATTGCATCGGCAGGTATTGTCGCATCACTTGGcccgcaaatatttatttaactaatcaCTGCCCATACTAGGTAATTATTACGTTTTCGGATGTAGATAAAATCTGTGTGGGAATAGTTACCATGTCGTTGGAGacgatgatataaaaatatcacaaaaagtCATGAATGACTTATAAATTTTTTTCCGCGTTTTTCTTGACACAAATAAAGAGGCGAGCAAATGCCTTCCAGTTGTCGGTGTATTTGAGTTATGTGACAATATCTATACGAGACTAATAGACTACATGCAgtctacattatttaaaataaataaatatttaatcgaaTTGCACTGCTAGCGGACACAGtgatttaaatagtaatttgttTGGTGGCTGAGCAAATTAGCCAAGTCTTCTGATAACCATTTTCTGATTAATGATGTGTTCAAAAGATGTAAAATCTTTAAAGAAACCCCCGCTATATTATTCGACGATACAACATTTCAAATCGATGTCGATAATAGCACGCATTAATccttaaaatagatattttaaccTGAactatattttgtgaaatattattgtacagTCCTGTTATTCTCACTGATGAAAATTGAAGAAATGCGAGTTAGATGTACGCGGATGACGAACACCTGTCCTGGAAATTTGGACATGCCGCGCTACTCCAGTCACTGTTTTGCgcatatttaatttctttgtgaTAGCCGTTCGTACAAATTGGATTTCTGGATAATTGGATGAACAGATTATATGCGCGTGTAAGAGCGTCGTACCTACAAAGGCGTACCAAAGTATTTATGAGCTAATGGCGAATCATTACTACGTGACCATTGCCATACCTACAATAGTTGATTTagagccgttttcaataaacgatctcaatcttaatcttcaatccgatttggAGAATGAACATTGGTTCATTAGATTTAGATTGCTAAATAtgtcatttgtaagtatgttaaaaatacttcgttctgattggtccatttttgaggtaggtcgaaaaaagcgattgggaatgtttattaataataaataaaactgtaaattgCGATAACTgcgtgaattttaaaattatataactacttacctactataaaaataacattgaaatatattgtaatacaaataatgTTGTTACGTCGAGGTTAATTTACTATAGAGAGTATTTAATAACACCGATTAATTGATAGTATGAAAAATGAAATGTCTAGGTACATATCTAAAACCTAGTTCATAGAATTGTTTGTAATTGAATACTTAccacgaaaaaatattttttcttttttaagaaatgcttataacttttgTTGTGAACttatcatacataataataaaaaaaatatattatttcaaacttGACTTTTAATTTACGTTACTTACGTTTGAGAAcagtaaaagaaaataagtatttattgtagGATTTGTAGCAAAGCTCCACGATCAACACAGTGGCGGATTTACAGATTTGCGGCAAGTAGAATACTTAAATTATGCCTCTACGCTCAAGTCTTTATTCACAATCAGATTATGTATACACTCCTTTTATTGACAATGAAATTGTAACTATACTTTTAACTGACTTCCAGAAAAGTACTACTATAAACAAGTGAAAACTCGTACATCaatcaaactatatttttttattgggagaaaacaattacttaggagacaaatatgtatacatcaCACGGGGCTAGTCGTGCGCGCGCCTGTCATCCACCGCCAACTTGTGACAGAGTTCACACGTAAGCATCACGTCGCGCTCCAATTGGCGGAGCGCATATATCACGTCATCGGGAGCGAATGGCAGTGCGTTATTCGTACGAGTCCGCGAAGAGCTCGAGATTTAAACCGAAAGCGGATACCTTCGTTACAGCCTCCCCCTCTAATGCAAACAATGCGCCCACGCGTTTGGAATAGCTATTCAAATTTCAATTTGTCGTCTTAGCAGCGTGCAGCACATCGTCCAATTAAAGAGCTCTTTACacagctataaaaatataaaaaaacaacccACAAAAGTATACGAGCATCCCCAAAGGCTACTTGCCCATAAAAAACTAACAGTTTTTCCGCGGGCGACCTCTTCCACGTTTTTCGCGTACCGGAGATTCCGACTGGCCGACAAATGGTGTCAGCTGAGACACATGATACTTCCCTAAAGTATCGCCGTCGCCGTTCTCAAGGCGATAAGTAGTACTACTCAACACTTCTTTTATGACATAAAGTCCGTCGCGTCGCGGTATGAATTTAGGGGTTTGACCACGAACAGTATCGTTGGACCCATGAGTTTTTAGCAACACTAGATCGCCCACTTTGTAGTCAGGTGCGGGCCGACGTTTCTCGTCCGCGTACCTTTTCTGAATTGCCTGAGCCTTTTCATGCGCATCTCTTGCATCGATTAAGACCGTTGTCAGACGTCTCAGGTAGGGCGTGACGTTAGCCACAAACCTGTTGCCATTCAGAATAGTGCGCATGTCGTGCACGACATCTGCAGGCGCGCGAATCTCTCGTCCAAATGTAAGCATAGCCGGAGAAAACGATATACTATGTGTAACGGCTGAGTTCATCGCGAACCTGACAGCAGCCAAATGAACATCCCAAGTAGAATGGTCTTGACCGACGTAGGCAGCTAGCTGTGGTTTTAGGTCGCGGTTTTTGCGTTCGACCGGGTTCGCCTCAGGGTGATAGTAAGGTGTCAGTGCCTGATCTATACCAAATGCAAAGCATACCTGTTGCATTACCTCGCTGATAAACTGCACGCCGTTATCGCTAATGAGCCTGCGAGGAACACCATAGCGTAAGAAAACTTCATTGGTTAAAGTTTCGGCACAAAGAATACTCGTAGCACTCTGCAATGGAAACAGCTCCACCCATCTGGAACAAACATCTTCGGCAATAAGGATCCAACGGTTACCCGACTTTGTGACGGGAAGGGGACCGAACAGGTCTACAGCAACTACCTCAAACCTTTGCGCTGCAGCTGGGGACTGCACCAACCCCGCTGGTTTACGTGCGTCAACTTTGTAACGTTGACACGAAGTACACTGTTTGACATAATCAGTCACGGATGCCCTCATGCCTGGCCAATAATAACGCGAAGCGATGCGCTGCAGAGTACGCTCAACACCTAGATGACCTGCTGTCGGGGCGTCGTGGTAGTCAAACAGAATTTTGGGTCGGTTGGTCGGGACTACGAGACAGGCATCGTCGTCGTCGCTAGGCTCCGGTTTGTACCTGTAAAGTACACCGTCGGACATGATATAACCGCGGTCTGCCCACGGTCTCCCCCTTAACGGTTCGTCCGTTGCTTCCAAGTCCTCCATAATCTTTTTGACGTCTGGATCTTGGAGCTGCAGGTCTCTGTAGTTGGACACACTTTCTGACGGGACATCAACAACTGCGTGACATAGGTCGCAACGGCCCGCCTCCTCTGTACAGGCGGGGCGTGACAGTGTGTCGGCGATTACATTCGACTTACCGGGGGTGTACTCGATGCGCAGGTCAAATTCCTGTAGAGTAAGCGCCCACCGAGTCAAACGACCGCTCGGAGACTTAACGCTCATCAACCACTTCAGCGGTTGATGGTCTGATTTAACAATAATCTGTGCTCCTTCAATATAACTGCGGAACTTAGCGACGGCCCACACTACAGCTAGTGCTTCCCTCTCATTTGTCGTGTAGTTCCGTTCAGCCTGGGTTAACAGGCGGCTAGCGTATTCTACGGGGCGCTCATCGGGCCCCTCCTCCTGCATTAGGACCGCCCCGAGACAGTAGCCCCTGCTGTCGGTCCTAAGGATAAACGGTTGGGTGTGGTCAGCTTGCCGCAATATCGGCGCGGACACCAAAAGCTGCTTAAGGTGATCGAATGCGGAGTGTTCTTCAACCGACCAACGCCAAACACTCCCCTTCTTTAACAGTGCCGTCAATGGCCTGGCTATTTCGGCATAGTTTGGTATAAAACGCCTAAACCAACTTGATGTTTGCAAGAAACATTTGAGATGCTTTAGATTCGTCGGCTTAGCCGTGTCATTGATAGCAGCTGTCTTTTCGGGGTCCACCTGGATACCGCCTGGTACGATCAGGTGCCCAAGAAACTGGACAGAATCACGAGCGAAGACACTTTTGGTGCGGTTCACTCGCAAGTTAAATAATTCTAGCCTATCAAAAACGGCTTGCAGGTCCTCCAAGTGCTTGGTGAAAGAATCAGAAAGGACAATTAGATCATCGAGACAACATAAAAGAGTAGTACCTGGTAGGTTAGATTTAAATCTATCCATCAGGCGCTGGAAAGTAGCCCCGGAATTGCGGAGGCCCATCGGCATCCGCTTGAACCTAAAGGTACCGAGCGGAGTGATGAACGCAGTTTTGTCGCGATCTTCCTCTGCCACAGACACCTGAAAATATCCGGATTGCAAATCAAGAGTTGTCATGAAATTTGTCGTCTTAGCAGCGTGCAGCACATCGTCCATGCGCGGCAACGGGTATCTATCGGGCTCTGTAACAGCATTTAGCTTCCGATAGTCTATACAAAGTCGTGCGCTTCCATCCTTCTTAGGGACCAGGACGATGTTGGCTGCCCACGGGAACTCGCACTCCTCGATAACGTCAGCGCGCTGCAGTTTGTCCAACTCTTTCTCCAAAATGGCCACCTTTGCAGGTGACATGCGGTATGGTTGAGAAGCTATGGGTTCTTGCTTCTCGTCCGTCTTAATGCGATGCGTAATAAAACCAGTAGGCTCACCTTCCACAGCGAAACGGCTGGCGTACCTGGCGATCATCTCATTCATCTGGGCCCGTTGTTCTTCGGACAGATGGGCACCTTCATTGGGCCTCAAGCTCAAAGGCGAGGCGTCGGTGCAAAGAAGGTCCGCTCCTCCTTCGGACTTTACACTGTACGATCGCACGAAGTCGTACACGCGGTCGGGTGTAGAGGTGAAACTCCACTTGCTTTCCAGTAAGTTGATCGCAATGCCGGCACGCTTGATGAAATCGCAACCCAAAAGCGTTCTTGCGTCCGCGCCAGGGATCACAATAAACGTAGTAGGTATCTCACGATCCTGTAATTTAACCATAACCGTATATAAGTAACAATCACGTAACGTTTCGTTACCATCGGCTAAGCGTATATTTCGCTGCGACTTCAAAAAGCGGACACCGGCTCTCTGAAATAAGCGGTGCAGCAATGGGCTGGCAATACAGTGCGTAGCTCCTATGTCCATGATAGCAACGCCGGCTTCCCCCAAAACACTAATGCTTACCACAGCGTGACACTGGTCGTGGTCGGTATTATTCTGGGGTGCGGAATATCTCACATCGACAATATCCGTAAAAACGGCGCTGAGGCTATCGGGTGCTATTCGTTCACATTCGGGAACCAATCGTAAACGATCGCAAAAATTTATTGGAACAgttgtattataattactatagcAACCGTGATTACCGGTCGGTCGGCGCAATCGTCgcattttatcatattaaacgaTAAAGCGTCTGAAGGAGCTTTTGCATTATTATCGTTACATTTGTGACATATAGATTTCACTACGCCGAGTTGTCCACACCCGTAACAACGTATGGGTTGGTCACCCGCGGAAGAACGTTTTTCCatactatttttatagttcCTACATTCATCTATATCATGACCATAGTTCCTACAATATGAACAGCGTTTACGTTGGGGTTTGGAGGCACTGTTTGGGGCTAAGGGGGTAGGTACGGGTTTACAGACCGATTCGCGAGCACTGTTAGGCACATTTTTATGTACTTTGGTAGATATTTTGGGTGTACTTACAGTTTTGCCTCGACAACATACCTCTGCCATTGACAATTAAGCCTCGACACAGcgtaattttacaattaattgttCGAACGTATTCACAGTTTCGCGGGGTAAACGTTTACGTATCTTACGGTTCAATAAGCCGTACACTATATTTATTCTGGCCGCGTCACACAAATCATACGGTAGCTGGCTTATCAGGGCCCTAATTTTACAGGCAAACACTTCACTGCGCTCCGGTAGTGTATGTTCATAGCCGAAAATCTCACGGAACAGTTTATACGCCGGTTTCACGATGCCGTACATTCCGCGGAGTCTTGCGATGGCATCCTCCCAATCGTGGATGTCCTTTTTGATGCCTTGCCACCAGACTGCTGCGTTTCCGGTGAGAAGCATCGGCAGACCACGTACTACGTTTTCGTCGGTCACTCCGGCACACTCTTTGAACACCAAGACCGCATCGATGAATGCTTCGAGTGTCTCTGCGTCTCCTGTAGTTCCCTCGAAACGGGCTGAACATTTGCTGAAGTTACCCGCTGACTTCATTTTGATGACACCGCTGGCTTCGGGTGATGCCGAGGTCGTATTTGCCATAATCGTTTCTAACAATTTTTGATTCGCTTCCGCTTGCGACCTGGCGAATAGCTCCATGATTTTGAACATATGATCCGTTGTCGGTGACGTCGTGGCCGGTACCGGCGCGGTAGGCGTCGGCGTCGATGCCTGGGCAGACGGGCCGACAAAGGTGATCTCCTGCTCCGAATCCGAAGTTGTGGGCTGGGGTTCTTCCTTGTCGGCAGCCTGGCCTTGGCCGCGACGGGTAGCAACCCTTTTGCATGGGAAGGGCATGCTTCTccaacaattattacaaatgtcTAACGAACTTGTTAGGCTCGGCTACGTGATCGGCCCCACGTTGGGCGCCACTATGAACAAGTGAAAACTCGTTCATCAatcaactatatttttttattgggagaaaacaattacttaggagacaaatatgtatacatcaCACGGGGCTagatttccatatatattataattctctttgcgtGCGCGCGCCTGTCATCCAGCGCCACCTTGTGACAGAGTTCACACGTAAGCATCACGTCGCGCTCCGATTGGCGGAGCGCGTATATCACGTCATCGGGAGCCAATGGCAGTGCGTTATTCGTACGAGTCCGCGAAGAGCTCGAGATTTAAACCGAAAGCAGATACCTTCGTTTCActacttgtattttttaaatgcatgCAATGTTAAACTGATTTGAAAAacctgttttaatttatttaaaagatatcttgtttttattttagatacctAGGTCCCATAGAATTTTTAACGAAATctgttcatattaaaatatttggaagAAATATGTCAtccaagtaaattaaatttgtatatgatgaagtctgccaacctgcactaggGCAGCGTAGTGTATTAAGGACtaaatccctctcaatagtataGGATGCCCATTCCCTGTACTGAGAcagtataagaataataataatatatttactagatACAAAATTGGTTACAAGTCTCTGAAGTCCTGTTTCCTAAACTAAGAAAAACTTGTATTTTGGTATAACAGTTCCTTCTcatacaattaacaatataatgtgCCCATCgccgattaaaaaaatataaaaaaaaaaacagtgaattacatataatttttttttaatattttcctcaGACATTACGCAAAGGCGGTAAAGTTtccacacacacactcacgccacTTATCCCcgacggggtaggcagaggcgcaaatgGTGCACTCATTTTCCTTGATAACGTCCATTATGTCATATGTGATAgaaagcgagcctatcgccatatggcgcacaaattccagactcagctCCGAGTGTCGCGAAAGGTCGCGAAATCATTGAAAGGCTGGCAACACCAAAGTGAGTATTTGCTGATGTATACATAGATATTGTGAGTATGTTCCTATATTTACGCAGATATTGTGAGTATCTTTCaccaaatataagtatattatattatgaatattgtccATAGATAGAATACTATATCGTCTATGTGTATTAAGTGAGTTTTGCACACTTTTCTGTTGAGAGTACCGCGTACAGAATATATCTTGCATGAGTGAGTGAGTGGTTTACTGTAGTACCAATATTCCCTGActataaagttacaatatggCCGAAAGTACAAATGCGCGCCATTTAAGTAGAACTTTGAAGTTGTGTTTAACTAAAGatctaaacatataaatgtGAGTGGGTTTTGTGTTACTTTTCTATTCGCACATGTGAGTTGGCTTTTTGTTTCACTTTAGATTTATAAGTGAGTGAGTTTATGTTTTACTTGCAATTCACACACGTGAGTCGGTTTAAGTTTTCCTTTTATTCACATTACATTCATTTCACTTTTGATTTATGCAACACTGAATGCGGCACATATAACTTATAACACTCTAACTTGTTTGTCATACAGTGAATGATCATTTACTTAGCTTAATTTACCTGTATACAGAATTNNNNNNNNNNNNNNNNNNNNNNNNNNNNNNNNNNNNNNNNNNNNNNNNNNNNNNNNNNNNNNNNNNNNNNNNNNNNNNNNNNNNNNNNNNNNNNNNNNNNNNNNNNNNNNNNNNNNNNNNNNNNNNNNNNNNNNNNNNNNNNNNNNNNNNNNNNNNNNNNNNNNNNNNNNNNNNNNNNNNNNNNNNNNNNNNNNNNNNNNNNNNNNNNNNNNNNNNNNNNNNNNNNNNNNNNNNNNNNNNNNNNNNNNNNNNNNNNNNNNNNNNNNNNNNNNNNNNNNNNNNNNNNNNNNNNNNNNNNNNNNNNNNNNNNNNNNNNNNNNNNNNNNNNNNNNNNNNNNNNNNNNNNNNNNNNNNNNNNNNNNNNNNNNNNNNNNNNNNNNNNNNNNNNNNNNNNNNNNNNNNNNNNNNNNNNNNNNNNNNNNNNNNNNNNNNNNNNNNNNNNNNNNNNNNNNNNNNNNNNNNNNNNNNNNNNNNNNNNNNNNNNNNNNNNNNNNNNNNNNtttgaaacccgaaatcacgcgggcgaagctgcggggcggaagctagtatttaatacatatagatgaatttctacataaaataacaaatgtttgTGTGTTCTCCGTGGATTCCAAAACGGCTGGAGCGACTTGATGATATTTAGGTAATCGTCACATTACCCCCCAATTGGACGATCAGAAGTAATTGCTACAGATATATTCATAGTGCTCTACCCAAACGAAGCAGGGCGGGTCCCTAgtcagttatatatattttttctttattcagaCCAATATTAGGACCTCGAAACCGATTTACTGCCTAAGCGGGAttcttaataaacaaattttaaattgttcttGAAATTGTCTTCAGGCTGTAGCAATGGTGATGCCGCGAATTGAACAACCTACTGGAACCAGTTCCGCCACCGCGGGCGTGTCGCCGGCTAGCCCCGCGCCGCCAACAGCATCAGCACCCTCCATCCCAACTCCACCCTTATCAAGTATGCACTCACTCGCAGCAGTCATTTTATGATAATAGTAAAAGCTTATGGTTACTTAAAAACTTAGCAGTTGAAATTTGCCTGTCTcacaatgttcaagtaaattCTATTTCCCAATTAACGTATAAGATAGTTATTGCCGAATGCGCTCttctttttaacatttatttggagTTGgccatttgtatttaaaattttatatggtaTAATGATTAagcaataaatgtaaatgtacTTACCTGTTATATTGGACTATGTAGGTGCAGTGACGGTCGGCAGCACGCCCACATCAGGTGCGGCGTCGCGACGCGCAGGCGTCCCAGGCGTCGACGAGCGTGAGCGTCGCAGAACGGCGGCGGGCGTGAGCGTCGCGGCCGCCGGACGCGCGCGCGCCAAG containing:
- the LOC119189419 gene encoding activity-regulated cytoskeleton associated protein 2-like; translated protein: MPFPCKRVATRRGQGQAADKEEPQPTTSDSEQEITFVGPSAQASTPTPTAPVPATTSPTTDHMFKIMELFARSQAEANQKLLETIMANTTSASPEASGVIKMKSAGNFSKCSARFEGTTGDAETLEAFIDAVLVFKECAGVTDENVVRGLPMLLTGNAAVWWQGIKKDIHDWEDAIARLRGMYGIVKPAYKLFREIFGYEHTLPERSEVFACKIRALISQLPYDLCDAARINIVYGLLNRKIRKRLPRETVNTFEQLIVKLRCVEA